The Lathyrus oleraceus cultivar Zhongwan6 chromosome 5, CAAS_Psat_ZW6_1.0, whole genome shotgun sequence genome includes the window ccataggtgttagtttaaaatatttttggatttttcaaatatcaaaaagtattttaaaatgaattaaaactatcAAAAAgcaaataattcacaaaaaatattaaatgaagtcacaaagataattaaaaatcaaaatatgaaactagatttttacagattttttttggcattggtctcatatttttgtgacttcaaataaaatatttatgaatttttgaaaataaaaggatttaactgaaattaaaagaaaataagaaaaataggaaaatccagcgccatcagatcatctcattaattgacgtggcaatgatcatATGGCTCTAAGGCGCGGATACACGATGCTCTCAGGTCAAGCGCGCAACACATTGtattaaaacaagtcaacatatgcaatgctcaagattaaaacgtttcagaatgatccaaaggctgggaggctaccacgtggggatggtggtggaaaccaccatcttcttcggCGATCCAACAAGATCTGGCCACCACGCGCGGGAAATTaaatggcaatgaaaatgaaaaatgaaggcatcaaaatgaagctgaggtaatgtacatcacccctgtaaccatggatcatcctcacagttcctatttagagagaaacatgagcttgaagatcatggtgcatgaactgaaatggcacgatttacaaaattaagaccaccactggcctgcctcaagcatgaggacttcagaaaatagcttaaaccaaaggaattcacattgtattgcaagatctacatcaagaaagtttggtgttctacctctgaaatgaagcttcaaacaacacgaattccccaagctcttgatctacttttgccctggaagtgtgatggtgatactaggttaaggaattgagccttgaagatcaactaatgatgttgaaattcaagcttgaaagagaaatagaaaattgaaaattcctttagtgagggtttggatttcaattcagcagcaattcagatctccacttggttcccatttgaatgagaatgcacacttatttatagctgaaatgtgatgagaagcatggttccctcgtgtgcatgagatttgaatcctccttgcatgggcttgtataggcgcatgtaaggcccaatgatgtGTGATAAGCCATGCTGAACTCAAATGGAATTGAATTGGTCGTGCAATTGGATTGGCATttgcttgcatatgaagtttTAATGTGGAATGCAAAAATGAACCTAAAtagaaagctcttcgaaactcccacatggaagGTCCACcagtaatggttggaaagatcttgaaataaggaacaaaagtcatgttgggaaaaaattcatttggagtttggaacttaatgaaaactggctgagaaagtttgggtacaaaacatgtctaagtcacctTTGAAACTTTTCACCAAAAtcaagcctcttcaagcccttctgtttcaatgatgcaagcctcaaatcGAAAAACCTCCAAAatcaaagttatagatattttcaatttgatcaatttagacttaaatttttcatcatttggatttttcatgagaaagttatgggcacttgaagttgggcatttttcaaatttaatgacttaggtccaaagtgacctataatgttttgtattatcagatgtatttattttaggattatgaaattttttccaaaataacaattgaattagacatcttaaaatttccaatgcatttggtctcacctcaaaatcataaaaataaggaagttaggtccttgggaagttgaaccaaaattagggtttcagtcaaaatgacctataatgttttgaaatgaatgatgaccttacaagtttcaaatggatttttgatgaacctaaaagttgttcatatggttcttaagaacatgttttctcttgggttcatcatcatttgacaaacacattaaaagttgtatcttagtgatcttcagtttagtcagatgacttgactggtcaacttcacaaggccaaacttcaaatcttggtgaatgaatgattgaggatccccacagaggctcatatatgcataaaatagtgaatgaaagaacttccctttattgaatttgatcataggttaaggttgcttcatgagcaaggcacagttgaattagggtttccttgggaaacaatcctcaagccctttgggttatcttgatcaaattggcaaatttagatacttgggagacatatatgatgattaggaactttatggaccattgtcatgcttttaTCATCCTCATttagccatttcattgagcttaggagcctcctaggagcatgggtgcacatgatcacttgagcttcaaaacaaaaagagttagtgacatatttttgtgcttttggttagtaaacaagtaagaaaagcaataatatacaatacaagcatgcttggtggtctcaaaccactcacacaagtcccaccctagggttaaggagccaatcatgctatgatccttgaggcaatgcactgagccatgatatgatgccatgagggatcttagggtcaaaattagggtcttacagcaTTATGCAAGATTTTTGGATATATTTAGTCATTTGCAGATAAATATTCCATTTTCCGAAGCTCCTAAACAAATGCCAACTTATGCTAAGTTTATGAAGGACATTCTCACAAAGAAAATGAGGTATACGGATCAGGAGACCATCAATCTTGATGTTAGTTATAGTGTTATCATTCAAAGAATTATCCCAAGGGAAGAAATAGATCCTAGGAGAATTACATTACCTCTCACCATAGGAAATGTATACATTGGCAAAGCGTTGATTGATTTGGGTTCAAGGATAAACCTAATTCCATTGTGTGTGGTTAAGCGGTTAGGTAACATTGAAGTGAAGCCTACAAAGATGACATTGAAGTTGGCTGAAAAATCTACCACTCGTCCATTAGGAGTAGCTGAAGATGTTTTAGTTAAGGTGGACAAGTTCTTGTTTCCAATTGATTTTGTTGTGATAGATATGAAAGAGTATGATGATACACCTTTAATTTTAGACCAACGTTTCACGAAaaccgcaagaatgatgatatATATTGATGATGGCTTAATTAACGCTCGTGTTCAAGATGAAGAAGTGTGTTTCAACCTTTTTGAAGTCATGAAACTCTCAAAAGATGAAGGAGATTATTTTTGGATGGATGCCACCGATGAAGCCGTTATGGATGTGAGAAGACAAGTTCACTTATCCACTCCTCTAGAGAAAGCTCTAACTGATGCACTTAAAGTTCTTAAAGAagatgaagaaaaagagattgaagAATGCTTGAGAGAACTTGAGTCATTAGAAGAAATTCCTCCTCTTGAAGCCAAAGTTGAAGAATTGAAAGATGAACAAAAGAAAGATGACTCTAAAGTTAAATTGAAGATACTACCCTCACATTTAAAAGTATGTGTTTCTTGAATAGGGTCATCACAAACCTTTCAttattgtagcggtaaattcatgatcatcaagctatggctaagctagacatcaattaaacaagagtcaccaccgcgcttttattgtttccaagggaaaagggaaaagtacgaacaaaacccaagaataagaagttttcaaatcaaaactaataaaatgccagagattacaggtatgggggttggttacacagagggaaggtgttagcacccaaagtgtcctaggtactcctagggagcccttttttgtgtgcatatgtgtctttttacaaatgatgtttgcaaacaaatagaatggagtgatgagaaaagaattcattaattatatttttgtgtttgacaagtccttcggacttgtgcctacgtaccaacataaaaatgagggatcaaaaccgcgtagttcgtggtatcaatttcaaagtgagtgcatcgcttttaacaaaaatttatgtttgaaaggaacaaatgcctaaaaatggtttgaatgagtgatagttatttttggcttttgaaattttaagtcaagtatagttaagtttatttaaaactttgattaagaaaatgagtttaaaatgcaatggcataaggccaaagtttctagtttgcaaaaatggtcaaagtttagaaatcaacaaacacaagcaaagaagattttaaaaggagggagagattttgaaattaaagaattagggaggagatgaagagactaatcctaagcacaaatttaaaagtcgagagttgaaaagatctgaccaatgggctgcaatccaatagataagaatgtcatatagaaacccaaatttcccttggactttagaatcaagcaataaacaatgcacaaaatatcaactcgaagagaaaggcatcaaataaagatagtcacatccaagcttagcaactccatgatcttcttcaaatttacccatgtagcagatgaatttcaagATGGCACAAATCACAGTTTCAATATAACAGCTTCACCATGATCCTGTTGCAGATGgactcaaatggatcttcaatgatgtatcagatggagtttcaaatttcaagcacttgattacatgaaagttggcattggccaagtcctttgcataaggagtgttgcctaaattctaagtccaattgtctcagatcaaaccaacagtccaaacaagatattttttagggtttttgttcttattatgtacattaatggtcaaagacgacacaagcaaacacaatatacacaaacaaaatatatcacaaaatatggtccaagtggacaaagtgaaaatgacattaacataaacaatttgaatggtatgaataatggcaaatgaataaagctcgaaaattaaattgcattaaaaataaatgacttgaaattaaatgttagttgttaatgagttagaagttagtattgcttttgctttgcttttgttttaagtcattctttggagaacactcaacccacttatcacaagcatgtatccttgaaccaagacatcttccaaaggaaggaaaaaaggccaagtttccacacaatactgtcataccccaattttttCCGGATAAGAAAAATCTTTCACCAGCATTCACCACCAGATGTTATAAGGCATAAACTCTATCTTAGGGTTTCTCAACCCTAAGCTACTCCAAACTCCCCATCATTTCTAAAGACACATTCAATACTCACATGATTATTCTAAATAAAACCCTCAGTGACATCAAATTTACAATAAATCTTTCAGTAACATTTCATCTGTTAAGATCCTTGTACATGACTCAAGAAAACATCCGTTGCATTTGTCTCTTATTGATGTTACTAAAGCATGGGATGGGTATGCGCATTTTGGGACTTATTGGTTGACAAGGcccattttggtttatccatAAGATATTTTGGTTTTAAAAAAGGCCCATTCCCATCAACATGTCCATAATTAATATTGCAAGTCCAAAGTGTGGTTCAAATCTCTTTTACACATACTAATCCAAATCCACTTTCTTATTAGCAAGTATTAAAAGCCATTTTATTTCTAAATGATCATTTGATTAGCCCAAGTTTGCAAGCCCATTTCTACATCCCAAATATTTGTGCCAAGTCTTAATCCTTCATAAAAATCTAAATTCAAGTTGCATTTTTTGAAACATGTATTTGTTTGTTTTAAGCTAAGGTTAATTATTGGAAGAGACTATTGTGATGGACAATGTTTTAAGGCTCTCATATTTTACAAGACCTATGCGCCGTGACCTTTTGTTGGCTTCATAATTGGAGTTGAGCTTGTAATGCTTATGGTGCGCGTTTCATTTTGTTCCATTAGTTATCTGATTATTTAGCCAATAACAAGTTTACTAAAAGCAACCATTTGTGAACGTTCATTTTTATGCCATTATGGCCCAAACCGTTTCCAAATGAAATCATTACTCTAAAGATTTGAGCATTTGAATTGTTGCATAAACAAAGTTTTAAGCAAAAACCGTACATATATTACAAGCAGTCCAAAAGGCACTACACATAATTATCcaaaatacaaaatattataTCTTAATGTTTAAACTTGAATAATTAAAGTTGCTGCAAATCCAGCTGTTGGGAACAGAGCTTTCAGACACCAGTTGCCAACACCATTCTTAGGGTCGAGGCACCCTAATTTAGAACGCCCAAAACAATCCTTTGGCCAAAGCACCCTAAAATCCAACCCCCTCCTCAATAGAGCTAGCGCAGACTTCTTTCTTCAATTAAGGTCACTTCACTTGTGTGACCTGCAAGGAAATCAACTCAAGTAAAAAAAAGGTCTTATCAATAGGCGCTTTAAAAACTGAAGGATAATTAACAAATTTGATCAGTTTAACACTTTGCCCAAAATACCACAACGAACACCCAGAAATATAATGAATCCACAAAATCAAATCCCATGAAATCTGGAATAAGCTAAAGATATCCTGACAAATTATCTTGGGACTTAAAAAATTCATCATGAAGAAGATAAGAACTTATATACCCAGAGAACAGGACATTGAGGGGAGGACGGTAAATCGAAAAGGCAAGAAATCAAAAAATAGTTTTTCCAGTTAACACAACCACATAGCATTCAGAGAGAAGAAGACAAAAAAGTTAAAGGAAAGGAAGGGACTTATCTAAGTCGTGACGGAAAAGCTCACGTCGCCGGCGACGCAACTCGAACCAAGTAGCCCTCTTCTCTCCTTTTTCGCTTGAAATTCATACGCCATTTCATTCATTGCTGTAAATAAAACAAAAACCCTTTGTTAATTTCTTAAAATCACAATGATTGGTGGGTTTAATTTTAAAAATTAGGGTTAGGGTTTTAGAACTCTTTCTTACCGCTTACTGTGTTGAGTTTGTTAGTAGTTGAGAGTCGTGGTTGATGATTGAGAGTTGAACGGAGATTTGAATCTCCGTCTTGGTCAGGGTATCGATCCGGTCGGAGGAGGAACGTTTAGTTTAAACCGAGGCCAGATTCGTGTTCTCCGGCCAAGATAAGGTAGGGTTAGTGTTTGGAGTGTAGGGTTTTGACATGTTTTggccggagaagaaggtggcgcCGCCGTGGGTGGCCGaaaaccaccgtcttctccgatgaaGATGGACCGGCGAAGGGTGGCTTCACTTGCAGAGCTTAAGAGCTCTGAAGTGAAGAGAGAGAAAACGAATGGccaaattaaatattttattcCGCTTTCCTTTTTAAATGAATGTTTTGGGTGGGCGCATGTGCGCCAAGTGGCTTCTTTTTGGAAGGTCACGCCTGGGTTTGACCTTGGTTAACCAGGCAATCCTGTGTGGACTCCCCCACAATCCCTTATCATGCACCGCTATCAGATCTCACTATTTCATTTGACCAAGTCAGATCTATGGATCTGACGGTCAAGAGCGTTCGTTGGAGGTCAACAAAGTTGACCGGGCTCAGCACCTCCTCCCTGTGATTTTTGGCCTCCGAGTTGGGCTCAAAGACACTGTTGGCTAATTAAATCCCCCTAATTATTCTGTAATACGCCCAGATTTGGGATTCTCTCACTATTAGCCCatgttctttttattttttgcttgttcattttattttctttatttcattttatatatacatataaaatatatattagAGTATTATTGctataaaaaataatatttttattttatttactcAACTTTTATTTTAAATGCTTTACTTATTAATTGAAAATTAATCATTGTTTCAAGTTGTAGAATTTGTTTAAGATATCATCTTGAATGTGTTTGATTAAACTCACTTGTGCAATTTCTAAGATCGTTTGAACCATGATTTGAGTTATATTTTCATATTGACCTTCATCCCATAATCACTCTAATTGTTATATTAAATCATTTAAAATAAATCACAtatttctcgattcaaagtcgagcccattttcaaacacctttgtaagtcgatcgcttttaaagcatcgccatcaacctcacatggcttactcttggactttcttacaatgagacctattcgattttaattaatcgattagatgaactactcactaaataaattcaattcattcacaaaatacaaatttgaaacctcgatccaacatcgagtattctttattaaaattaaattaaaatacctaatcacaattaaatactatttcatttagaaataaaaaaggagatggttttgagttttcaactcctctcctcgattatttaaacatgaattcttttactcggttagtcgaataatcgtcatttctaatccactcAAGCACAAAtaaatcaaatccttttataataagaaatgaaaagggagatgactttgagtcttcaatttttctcctcgactatttgaatacaagttctcttacttggttagtcaaataattgtcgttcctctacaaacttccaaaccccgataaaatcaaattattttcacattaagctaaatgaaaagggagttgactttgagttttcaacttctctccttAATTGgttgaatacaagttctcttactcggtcatAGATGAATTCCCTAATGAAAATTTACTCATGACACAAGAAACACCGTGGTTTGCAGATTTAGCTCATCATAAAGCCACCAGTTGGTTACCTGAGGATCTGACTGGGCAATAGAAAAAGAAATTCCTCTATGATTCAAAGTTTTATGTTTGAGATAAGTCTTATTTGTTCAAGATTTGAACATATAATTTGTTGAAGAGGTATGTTACCAAAGAAGAAGCAAGAAGCATATTATGGCATTGTCATAATTCACCTTATGGTGGTCATTACAACGGTTAAAGGATGGCATCAAAAGTTCTACAttcaggattttattggcctTCCTTGTTCAAGCATGCACATTAGCATGTCCAAAATTATGATAAAAGAAgattgaagcatgaagtgaagaaatagagagttggatttagaaacttcagaaccttgggtcagaaccttgacagtgtcagtagtctggcttgagttcTTCAGTGTCTTTAGAATCTGTAAAGTCATCAGAAacctcagtcagaaccttgataacttcatTCGTCTGTCTTAATATTTTCATAATCTTCAGCTAtataacacaacttcagaagcttgccattcttcaaaagcttgttgatcagagtcacatccagaagcaaAAAACTGAGAGAATATTGCAACAGCAATACAAAGTCTCCTTAGAAGCTTCTAATAGGTGAGAtaacacagaagcagaaagaacattgcaacaacaatattgacgtctttcagaacttctaattgcAACGCAGAAGTGGATTTGGAACGCAAAGTTCATAAACCAATGATGTTGCACATCATgtgatcagaatcagaactgtttgttaaagctacacaataacaaaccattagggtaccaaaattgttctcacacaaataacattgttatcatcaaaactcaatgtataaatgcagaaccaaatcttgttctaacatcGATTTGTGTTTGTAATCTTTGATTCATTTTAGCTAATTGAAACAATTGTTTTTTTTCTATTTATAGATCTGGTAAATTTTGGTTTGAATCATATAATTTGGTTTTAAAAGTTATGAACTTTTAATGTTTTGGTTGTTTAATCATGGATCTGTTAAAAGATTTGACTGATTTTCAATTGGTGTTTGTTTAATCAATTGGAGTTCACATAGTAGCTCAAACATCAAGTTACAAAGTTGAAGCACCGAAACAAGCCACCGGAGCAGGTATGACCCTTCCGTCTTCCGTCTTTCAATCAATCAACGCTATCTCACGCCATTGAATACTCCTAGAAACATCTCAATCTCTACTTTTTTTGGATGGCAACAACATTTCAGTTTCAACAATCGATGACTACAACATAAATGCGTTTTAAATGGGGTTTTACATGCCTTGAGGAACAACAACTTTGATCTCCATATTTTAAATGAAATCATATGTCACCAATTATATGTATGCAGTGTTTTACTAAGTAGTATGAATGTTAATTGTGAGATTTCTGTTAAGTTGCTATGGTTTGAATTAAAGTATTAgtgtaatttttttttgtaaagATTCATTATCTTAAAATGCCTTTTTTTTTAAGATTCATTATATTAGAATGTCGTAttccaagttaacattcttttgTGGCTAATTTTAAAAATTTATCATTATAACTAATTATGCCATTAAATCTATAAAatattaaatcaattaaaatgaCCAATTATTACTAAACGTACAaatttacttttatttttattttaaaataattaaaatcaaattttgagaCTAATTAAACAATATGAAGTGTTAAGTATACATTGATCCATTCAGTTCAGTTAACTATGCGTTGATTAATTCAATTATATAAATTAAcaatatttttaattgaattaaaaatattttggAATGTATACATTGATCTTCCTTAatcaattttcttcttcttttccaAATTCTATTTTAATctttaaattaaattaattataataaatGTACTATTAATgtatttatttttttgtaattttaGATTTGTAATAAATTGTAATAATTTTgtattattttaaataataaattgaaataaattttaatattaaataatgttattttgattttataatttataattaaaaaccattttataataaaattaaaaataaacaattGAAATTTTCAAATACTATATTGTAAAATAAACATACTaaggtaaaaataaaaaaatatgaataATTTAAAAAACGGTATGACTTTATtataatgaaaaataaaattttacTTCTATCATTATAagataataaaaaaataaaattttattaaatGATAATCATGAAAAAGTGATGATTGGTAAAAATTTATGTACCTAGAAAAATCAGATTGAAAATTTTCTATATGCATTGCAATAAAATGGAACAcatttaaattaaaaatattatcATCTATTTTAAAAAAGTTTGACCTCAATTAATGGACAATTTTATAAATTATAGTTGATATGATTATCATCATCTATTCatacaattatttttataaagAGAATAAGTTacaaaatatttttataaatggACACACGGGTTCAAGGCACTTATAAACAAGAAAAAGACCACATGTTgatataattatttttataaatgggaataagttacaaatatttttataaacgggaaaaattcaaatattgatacaattatttttataaacgtgaataagttacaaatattttttataaattgaCACACGGGTTCAAGACGCTTATAAACGGGAAAAAGTCTACATATTgatacaattatttttataaacggGGATACGttacaattatttttataaacggAAAAAAGTTACAAATATATTTATAAATGGAAAAAAGTATACTGTAgatacaattatttttataaacggGAATAAGATATAAATATTTTTGGGAGAAAGAAATCACAAGAGTATCAAAGAGAGGAAAAAATGTCATGGTGATAATTCTATTGGGAGATTTTTTTACTATGGAGTATTGAACATTTTATTATCCACACTATTCACACTTGCTACATTTTCAACACTCTCTCTCAAGTGTGAATCCATAATGCTTCCCCTCAAATGGAAGTTCTTCTTACTTTCACAAACTATTGTACCGCGTGAAATATTTCTTATTCACCACTCTGGCGCTATTGACACTCTTCAATAAAATGTTTCTTACTCATCACCATTGTGGCATTGTTGACTTTTGATACAAGTCAGTTGATCATTTTCTCAaaccaaaggctcatgataccatttattggggagtttttcactatgaagcattgaacattgtgagacttcttctttTTTAGAGTAACACCTTTGTGACAGATACACTACATACTCAAtcaaaatcttaaggtgataggtggaTGAGTTCTttcacttataaatgctcaagtctccacattttcaaccaatatgagactattatccacactactcgCATTTGCTACATTTTTAACAAATTCATATAAAATATTGAATTGCATTTACATATTTAtctttttaattattttttttcaAACATTTTGATTATGTATAAACTGACTGAACATTTaatttttttagcattttccatctGAGATTGTTAGGAGCGGTCTACGTGCGGACCAAAATGTTCTAATCTTGATGGACCTTGATGAAATGACGTACTATGATTGTGAGATTCTTAAAGGAAAAGACCACATACTGAGATGTATCTTGGAAATGGTTGGTATGAGATTGCAAAATCCAAATTTTTAAAGGTCGGTGATGTCTTGATTTTTCATTACCAGTCTGCTTCAGAGATGTTGTACGTTAAGCTGGTCATAAAGAAAAGAAGGAGGATTGGTGGAAGTAATGTAGGAAGGTTTAGGATATTTTGTCTATGTCATTTAGgtgtttaaatgtttattttaaaataatttattttattgttttgttaTTAGTTTCAAATTTGATGTTGAGGTTAGTGTTTATGTTTCTCTAATCATATAACCTAAGGAATATGAAAAATAAGTAATATCAAAAATTTCATAACAGAACAATAAAATGGTATACTTTTTTTCTCTAAAATTACAGATTAAAATATAGAAAACAAATAATCTAATAACTTCACAAAAAATTAGTCGCTCGGATCCTTTACTAATTTGAAAATACACTATAAATCATATAATAAGGTTTTTAATTTTTGTTTCGTATTGAAATAGTTAAATTATTATTTGAGAATGATTTCAAACTTATCTAAAATATGATACTTCATAATTTTAATGGTGAAGTTTTACTTCAAAATTAAAATTcattataattttttatattacTTCAAAATATAATTATTTGAGAGTTTTAAGAAAATAATAAGTTTTTGAAAAACTATGATTCCTTGGGGCTTTTTAAGTCGTTGATGAGTTGATGACAATTGTTAATAATTTAACTTTATTTTTTGAGAAAAATAATTAAATTGctttgaaaatatatttttgagTATAGTAATTTAGAGAGGGATTACAGTGATGGTCTTGAATGGCGTGTTGAGCATAGTAATCCAAAGAGGGATTACAATGATGAATGAGTATGAAGAATTATAAGTTTGAGAATGAAACCTTTTGTGAATGATTGAGACTTGTGTCTTGCTATGATTTTGAAATAAAGATTTTGTTATATGTTGTGTTGGTGTGATCATCAAGTATGTTTgtggacaaaaaatttcaactaTAGTATAATAGTCTAGATTAT containing:
- the LOC127082269 gene encoding uncharacterized protein LOC127082269; protein product: MPTYAKFMKDILTKKMRYTDQETINLDVSYSVIIQRIIPREEIDPRRITLPLTIGNVYIGKALIDLGSRINLIPLCVVKRLGNIEVKPTKMTLKLAEKSTTRPLGVAEDVLVKVDKFLFPIDFVVIDMKEYDDTPLILDQRFTKTARMMIYIDDGLINARVQDEEVCFNLFEVMKLSKDEGDYFWMDATDEAVMDVRRQVHLSTPLEKALTDALKVLKEDEEKEIEECLRELESLEEIPPLEAKVEELKDEQKKDDSKVKLKILPSHLKVCVS